In Antarcticibacterium arcticum, the genomic stretch TAGATTTTCCTGCGTGGAATGCACGTTCTGTATACTTCTATGACCGGGACGGGAATATAATTGAATTTATTTCCAGACGTGACTTTAATACTTCAGAACCAAAAGATTTTTCAGCAAAAAGTTTACTGGGAATTGCCGAAATTGGATTGCCTACGGCAAACATAAAGGAGAAATTTGACCTTTTGAACAAGCAATGTGAGCTGGAAATATTTGATGGAAATTTTGAAGTATTTTGCGCGATAGGTGATGATAGCGGATTGCTCATTACAATTGACAAAAACAAAAAAGATTGGTTTCCCACTCAGGATAAAGCGTACTCCTCAAATTTCAGCATAAATTTCACTCATAAGGATGGGGAGTATAATTTTGATTTTAATAATGATTGTCTTGAGTCCTACACCTAATTTTTTATAATTAAAATTGATTTTAAAACTGCAAAATAGGTTTCCAGATGGATATTGAAGAAAGAATAAAGACACTGAGAGAAGAACTTCACCAGCATAATTATAATTATTATGTGCTGGATAAACCTGTGATCTCAGATTATGATTTTGATATAAAACTGAAGGAGCTTCAGGAACTGGAAGACCACAACCCGGAATTCTATGATCCCAATTCCCCCACACAAAGGGTAGGCGGGGCTGTCACAAAGCAGTTTGAAACCTTAGCACATGATTATCCTATGTATTCGCTTTCAAATTCCTATTCCCGGGAGGAGCTCGAAGACTGGGAAAAGCGGGTAAAAAAATTGGTAGATGGAAAGGTGGAATATGTTTGCGAATTAAAATATGACGGTGCATCAATAAGCCTTACCTATGAAAGCGGAAAATTAACACGGGCTATAACCCGGGGAGACGGGGTAAAGGGCGATAATGTTACCAGCAATGTGAGAACTATTCTATCCATACCGGTGCATTTGAGGGGAGATTTTCCACCTAAGTTTGACATCCGCGGGGAGATCGTACTGCCTTATGAAGGATTTGCAAAAATGAATGCGGAAAGAATTGAGGCCGGCGAAGAACCTTATGCGAACCCGCGAAATACGGCTTCAGGAAGTCTCAAGCTACAGGACAGTGCTGAGGTTGCCAAGCGGCCCCTTGATTGTCTTTTGTATAATATCGTAGGGGAGAAACTTGGCATAAGGTCGCAATATGAAAGCCTGGAACATGCCAGGGAATGGGGTTTCAAAGTGCCAAAAGAAGCAAAATTGGTAAATAATGTAGATGAGATCCTGGAATATGTAAACCATTGGGAAAAGCACCGTCATGATCTTCCGTATGAAATAGACGGGGTAGTGGTGAAGGTGAATGATTTTCACCAGCAGGATGAACTAGGGTTTACCGCGAAATCTCCCCGTTGGGCAATTGCCTATAAATTCAAGGCAGAACAGGAATCTTCTATATTAAAGAAGATCACTTACCAGGTGGGCCGCACCGGCGCAATAACCCCGGTAGCAAATCTTGAACCTGTTCAACTGGCAGGAACCATTGTAAAGAGAGCTTCCCTTCATAATGCAGATCAAATTGAAAAACTCGATATACGGGAAGGAGATACTGTTTTTGTTGAAAAAGGGGGGGAGATCATCCCCAAGATAGTTGGAGTAGATTTTACCAAACGTGATCCAAATTCCCTTGCCACAAAATATATTACCCATTGCCCCGAATGTGAGACCCCTTTAGTTAGAAATGAGGGTGAAGCACAACATTATTGCCCCAATTTAAGCGGTTGCCCCCCACAAATCATTGGCCGTATACAACATTATATTTCACGAAAGGCGATGGATATTGAAGGGCTGGGAGGAGAGACAGTTACATTGCTGGTAAATGAAGGGCTCATAGAGAATTATGCCGATCTCTATGACCTTACCAAAGAGCAGGTTCTACCGCTGGAAAGGATGGCCGATAAATCTGCCGAAAATTTAATACAGGGAATAGAAAGATCCAGGGAAATTCCTTTTGAAAGGGTGTTATTCGCTCTGGGAATAAGGTATGTTGGGGAAACCGTGGCAAAAAAGCTGGCGCGACATTATAAAAGTATTGCGGCCCTCTCAGAAGCTTCAGAAGAGGAGCTTATTCGTGTAGATGAGATTGGGGTACGTATAGCACAAAGCATAAGGGCTTTTTTCTCTCTCGAAGAAAACAGGGTCCTGGTGCAACGATTAAAGGAAAAAGGTGTGCAAATGGAAATAGCGGCCGAAGATTTTGCTCACCACACCAATAAATTAAACGGGGATACCTATGTAATATCGGGAGTATTTTCCAGGGTTTCACGAGATGAGTTAAAGAAGATCATTGAAGAAAACGGGGGTAAAGTATCAGGTTCCATATCTTCAAAAACAAATTTCCTTGTAGCGGGAGAAAATATGGGCCCAAGTAAACTTGCCAAAGCCGAAAAACTTGGCACCCGTATCCTTAGTGAAGAGGAATTTCTGGAAATGGTCAAATAATAGTAAAGCGCTCCTTAAATAGTATTACACCGAAATTTGGAGTCCCTCTGCCGATATATTTCTGGCATCATCGAGGTAAAAATCTATTCTTCCAAGATATAACCCGAAGCATCCTACCTGATTTATAAGCACATTCTTTCCGGTCTTATTAGTTGCAATGTGCGGTTTTTCCAGGAAAGTATGGGTGTGCCCTCCAATTATCAGGTCTATATTTGTGGTGGCAGCAGCCAGTTTTATATCTGAAATTTTATCGCTGTCATATTCATAACCCAGGTGGGACAAACAAATAACCAGTTCACATTTTTTCTCTTCTTTTAAGATCCTTGCCATATCTGTGGCGATCTCTATGGGATCCAGGTATTTTGTTTCCTTGTAATGATGATCATTTACCAGTCCTTTTAATTCTATCCCCAAACCAAATACTCCAATCTTGATCCCATCTTTTATAAATACATGGTGTTGCTTTGTATGCCCGTCCATTACGGTATTCCGGAAATCATAATTGGAAGAGATAAAATCAAATTGGGCATGGGGAAGTTGGGCGTACAGGCCCTCTATCCCGTTGTCAAAATCGTGATTTCCTATAGTTGCGGCATCATATTTTAACTTGCTCATAAGTTTAAATTCCAGTTCGCCGCCATAGAAATTAAAAAATGGCGTGCCCTGGAAAATATCACCGGCATCCAGCAATAAAGTATTTGGATTTTCCTGCCTTATTTTTTCAACCAGAGTGGCCCTGCGTGCAATGCCTCCCATATTCGGGTTGCGGGGGTCATTGGGCCCAAAAGGTTCAATATGACTGTGCACATCATTGGTATGCAGGATGGTAATATGTTTCCGCTTATTGGGAGATAGTGAAAGGGATAGACCTCCCAGGCCTACGAAAGCCGCTGTTGCTGTGGATTTCTGAATAAAACTTCTCCTTTTCATCTTAATCAATTTTTATATAACGCTCATCCCTCGCGGTTCTTAGCGTGTCTACCCTGTTGAAATAATCTATAATCGCATTTCTTATTTTGTAATCTACACGGTATAGATTTACAGGATCCTTGAAAAAAGTCATATTATCCCCGCCCTGCTGTAGATAGTCGGATGTTGCAACATTATATGTATGGTTAGGGTCAATTTCGTTTCCGTTTATTGTAGCACTTATCACTTTATAATTTTTATTCACCTTAATCTTAATACCGCTTAAAGGGTGTGCGGTGCGGTTATTTTCAAGGTAAGTGAGCATTTCGAGGATCTTATTTCCTTTAAGTTCAGCAACTACTATCTCATTCTCAAATGGCATCAGGCTGTATGCTGTTCTGGCGGTAACCGGCCCTTTTCCCACGGTAGAGCGTATGCCGCCGTGGTTTAACAAAACCATGTCAATTTCCTTCCCTGTTCGGCTTTTAAATACAGGATTGGCTTGTTCCATTACAATTTCAGCCATTAAATTTCCTATAGCGGTATTAAGTTCGCCATCACTTTTATTAAGATCGGTAGGATTGTAAGCTACCACGCTGTCCAGGGTTTTATTGATCTGTTCGGCATAAGGCTTTATAAAGGCTTCGATCTCGGCATCTGCACGAATGTTTTTATCAATGGGAATTCTTTCAGCAGTAATTTCAGCATTTTTAAAGGATTCTGTTTTACAGGAAAAAAGAAGAAATAAAAATATCAGTGGTGCAAAGGATGTTTTCAGCATTTCATTTGAGCTTAAGAGGCTAAAGATAGAAAGTTTATTAGGGATAAATAAAATGGGACAAGTGTTAAGAAAATTATAATTTTATTGTGTAAACATTCAGCTGTTTCTATATATTTACCATGATTTAACCTATTTATGAAAATTAGAACTTTTGCCTGGGCAATCTTAGCATTGCTCATTCTCACCAATATATGGGCCAAATTTACAGATGTTTATTGGGTTGAAAATACAACCTATATACTTTATTTTGCCGCGGCTGTATTATTGGTTCAGGACAAATATAAAAAGTTTGCAAGACCCATGTATTTGTTCCTGGGCTTAACCATATTGTCTTATCTCACCCGTTCCTTTGCCGGAGAGGGTTATTCCTATGAGATTTCACTGGTGTTTCTTACAACTGCTAATATAATTCTTATAAAAGAGGCGGCACGCTATATTGAGTTTAAGAATGCCAGCCATTTAATGATGCTGTATTTTCTGCTTATTGTTGGGGTTAATGCTGCCTTATTGGGATACCATGTGTGGGGTATAAAGGACTATATAGAGAATACCGCGGTGTTATCCATCTATATCCTGTATTATATAAACCTTCTTCTTTTAGGGATTTTTGCATTTATCTATTACCTTAATTCTTATTCGCGTAAATCCATGTATTTCATCTCCCTGGCCCTTGGAATTATTTTTGCTGATATTTTACGGGATATGGGGGTTTTCTTTCCCGAAGATATAAGTGTGGAAATCGCCGAAAGCATTATCAGGCTTAGTTGTGCGGTTTTTGCGGTCTGGTTTTTTGTGACCAAAGAAAAACAATTGAGGTTGCTAAATATGATTTAGGGAACACTTTAAAAGTCATCTTTTCGTTATCTTCAAATAATTGCTATTTTCATTCTTATAAAAGTAATCTATGATCTTTAACAGTGCCCGGCTTTCTGCGGCCAGAAAAAAAGTTGCCCAACTTGTTGAGCAGCAACCTCCAAAATCCTTTCCGGGTACTCCAAAATCTTTAGGCATAATTATAGATGGCAAAAATGAAAAAGCCCTTGAGGTTCTTGGTAGTTTACAAAAACAGTTAAAGATACCTGCATCAGGCTTTATGATTTTGTATAATTCGGCCAATAAATCCAAACCCGTAGATCTTGAAGCCGTTGTTTTTAATATTCAGGATTTTGGTGTAAAAGGGGAAATCCTTAATGAGGAAATTGAAGAAATATCTTCAAAAGGAGTTGATTTACTTCTTACATTTGCAGCTGAAAATAATACAACTGCCCATTTACTTACCGCTTATTTTAAGGCGGGGCTTAAAGTGGGGAGATACCAGCAGAATGCTGCGTTATATGATCTAATTCTTCAAACGGAAGAAGATCCTGAATTGTTTATTGAAGAATTATTGAAGTATTTGAAACACCTAACAAAAAACACCAATGAATAAATTTATAGGTACAGGAGTAGCTCTTATTACGCCCTTTCAAAAAGACCTTTCTGTAGATGTTGAAGCCCTTAAGGCTCTTGTTGAAAACCAAATAGAGAATGGAATAGATTACCTGGTTGTATTGGGTACCACGGCGGAAAGTGCCACATTAACTGGTGAAGAAAAGCAGCTGGTTATAAATACAGTTGTGAAGGTAAACCAGCAGCGCCTTCCCCTGGTACTGGGAATTGGAGGTAACAATACGGTTGCCCTGGTAGAAGAATTAAAATCTACAGATCTTTCTCATTTTGATGCGGTGCTTTCGGTTTCTCCCTATTACAATAAACCTACACAAGAAGGGATTTTTCAGCATTATAAAGCCCTCGCGGCAGCCTCTCCAAAACCCCTTATAATTTATAATGTTCCAGGCAGGACCTCTTCCAATATTTTACCGGCTACGGTAAAAAGGCTGGCAAATGA encodes the following:
- a CDS encoding VOC family protein; this translates as MKIKRLEIKTGNINAQLDFYRNVMGLKTRDVNEESFELLLGYSILKFISAKNFTPYHMAFHIPDKQEEKALEWLKDKVAILKNEGKEIIDFPAWNARSVYFYDRDGNIIEFISRRDFNTSEPKDFSAKSLLGIAEIGLPTANIKEKFDLLNKQCELEIFDGNFEVFCAIGDDSGLLITIDKNKKDWFPTQDKAYSSNFSINFTHKDGEYNFDFNNDCLESYT
- the ligA gene encoding NAD-dependent DNA ligase LigA is translated as MDIEERIKTLREELHQHNYNYYVLDKPVISDYDFDIKLKELQELEDHNPEFYDPNSPTQRVGGAVTKQFETLAHDYPMYSLSNSYSREELEDWEKRVKKLVDGKVEYVCELKYDGASISLTYESGKLTRAITRGDGVKGDNVTSNVRTILSIPVHLRGDFPPKFDIRGEIVLPYEGFAKMNAERIEAGEEPYANPRNTASGSLKLQDSAEVAKRPLDCLLYNIVGEKLGIRSQYESLEHAREWGFKVPKEAKLVNNVDEILEYVNHWEKHRHDLPYEIDGVVVKVNDFHQQDELGFTAKSPRWAIAYKFKAEQESSILKKITYQVGRTGAITPVANLEPVQLAGTIVKRASLHNADQIEKLDIREGDTVFVEKGGEIIPKIVGVDFTKRDPNSLATKYITHCPECETPLVRNEGEAQHYCPNLSGCPPQIIGRIQHYISRKAMDIEGLGGETVTLLVNEGLIENYADLYDLTKEQVLPLERMADKSAENLIQGIERSREIPFERVLFALGIRYVGETVAKKLARHYKSIAALSEASEEELIRVDEIGVRIAQSIRAFFSLEENRVLVQRLKEKGVQMEIAAEDFAHHTNKLNGDTYVISGVFSRVSRDELKKIIEENGGKVSGSISSKTNFLVAGENMGPSKLAKAEKLGTRILSEEEFLEMVK
- a CDS encoding bifunctional metallophosphatase/5'-nucleotidase; this translates as MKRRSFIQKSTATAAFVGLGGLSLSLSPNKRKHITILHTNDVHSHIEPFGPNDPRNPNMGGIARRATLVEKIRQENPNTLLLDAGDIFQGTPFFNFYGGELEFKLMSKLKYDAATIGNHDFDNGIEGLYAQLPHAQFDFISSNYDFRNTVMDGHTKQHHVFIKDGIKIGVFGLGIELKGLVNDHHYKETKYLDPIEIATDMARILKEEKKCELVICLSHLGYEYDSDKISDIKLAAATTNIDLIIGGHTHTFLEKPHIATNKTGKNVLINQVGCFGLYLGRIDFYLDDARNISAEGLQISV
- a CDS encoding 5'-nucleotidase C-terminal domain-containing protein; translated protein: MLKTSFAPLIFLFLLFSCKTESFKNAEITAERIPIDKNIRADAEIEAFIKPYAEQINKTLDSVVAYNPTDLNKSDGELNTAIGNLMAEIVMEQANPVFKSRTGKEIDMVLLNHGGIRSTVGKGPVTARTAYSLMPFENEIVVAELKGNKILEMLTYLENNRTAHPLSGIKIKVNKNYKVISATINGNEIDPNHTYNVATSDYLQQGGDNMTFFKDPVNLYRVDYKIRNAIIDYFNRVDTLRTARDERYIKID
- a CDS encoding DUF6913 domain-containing protein, whose protein sequence is MIFNSARLSAARKKVAQLVEQQPPKSFPGTPKSLGIIIDGKNEKALEVLGSLQKQLKIPASGFMILYNSANKSKPVDLEAVVFNIQDFGVKGEILNEEIEEISSKGVDLLLTFAAENNTTAHLLTAYFKAGLKVGRYQQNAALYDLILQTEEDPELFIEELLKYLKHLTKNTNE
- the dapA gene encoding 4-hydroxy-tetrahydrodipicolinate synthase, with the protein product MNKFIGTGVALITPFQKDLSVDVEALKALVENQIENGIDYLVVLGTTAESATLTGEEKQLVINTVVKVNQQRLPLVLGIGGNNTVALVEELKSTDLSHFDAVLSVSPYYNKPTQEGIFQHYKALAAASPKPLIIYNVPGRTSSNILPATVKRLANEVPNIIGIKEAAGDMVQAMKLISLVPKDFLVISGDDMITLPMVLAGGHGVISVIAQGFPEEFSKMVHLGLEGNVKEAYKLHYKVAPSIDMIFAEGNPAGIKSLLNSKNMVESVLRLPLVPASEKLTVEIDTFVKEF